From a single Flavobacterium sp. genomic region:
- a CDS encoding DUF6929 family protein: MEKFELSNLFTIKGIAAPSGLLYSQNVLFVISDSSQFLYQYDIKKKLLLKFPLVKEAKENIIKENKPDLESITQYGNQLIMLGSGSTNQRNTMFTLDLGSDTLQSQDLSILYRKLKNVGSFSDDQLNIEGSIYAHQTMLLFQRGNSKNSRNGIFIVPNHQEDGIRFVPISLPTLDDIETTFTDAILVGDTIYFLACAENTTSTYEDGEVLGTILGVMHAPTFEIIEVHLLSEHKKFEGITLYKETESEFTFLLCEDNDTEDLEATIYKLNFKK, translated from the coding sequence ATGGAAAAATTTGAACTTAGTAATCTATTTACTATAAAAGGTATTGCAGCGCCATCTGGTTTATTATACTCTCAAAATGTATTATTTGTTATTTCAGATTCGAGTCAATTTTTATATCAATATGATATTAAAAAAAAACTTTTACTCAAATTTCCATTGGTAAAAGAGGCTAAAGAAAACATTATCAAAGAAAACAAACCCGATTTAGAAAGCATCACTCAGTATGGTAATCAGCTCATTATGTTGGGCTCTGGCTCTACCAATCAACGGAACACTATGTTTACATTGGATTTAGGTTCCGATACCTTGCAATCGCAAGATTTGAGTATTTTATACCGCAAATTAAAAAATGTTGGTTCCTTTTCGGACGACCAATTGAATATAGAAGGCTCTATTTATGCGCATCAAACCATGTTGCTTTTTCAAAGGGGCAATTCAAAAAATAGTCGAAACGGAATTTTTATTGTGCCTAATCATCAAGAAGATGGTATTCGTTTTGTACCGATTTCGCTTCCAACATTAGATGACATTGAAACCACTTTTACCGATGCAATTTTGGTTGGCGATACTATTTATTTTTTGGCTTGCGCCGAAAACACAACATCAACTTATGAAGATGGCGAAGTTTTAGGAACCATTTTAGGTGTCATGCATGCACCAACCTTTGAAATCATAGAAGTTCACTTATTATCCGAACATAAAAAATTTGAAGGAATAACCTTGTATAAGGAAACAGAAAGCGAATTCACCTTTTTATTATGTGAAGACAATGACACCGAAGATTTAGAGGCTACAATTTATAAATTGAATTTTAAGAAATAA
- a CDS encoding DUF5687 family protein, with protein sequence MIKHFLTLEWRSFVRSASFKTNLAFKIFMGFLFLSFAGMYVLMSYVVFYGFKKAGLEPLETVNKFIIYYLFADMMMRYFFQKIPTLTIRPLLVLPIKRGTIVHFSLGKTALNYFNTTYAFFFIPFSIILLINGYSILGVTTWHLGFLTIILFINFLNILINNKDVLFGIFVTIVVGLIASQYYQLFDITIYTQPFFQGLYEHAWMVLLPILALVIIYYFTFNFFKKDLTLDERLHIKKNLATTNDLTWLNQFGTLGTFLKNDIKLLMRNKRAKTTLYMSLFFLFYGFIFFPQEIYKNSVMQAFAAVFVTGGFLINFGQFVPSWDSSYYQLMMTQSISYKEYLNSKWWLMVIGTAISMLLASFYLYFGWDIYITILATGIYNIGFNSFLVLLTGAYTRTAIDLESAKGAFADKKAFNVKTLLFSLPQMVIPILLFGVGLLVDNIYIGIALIAVFGLLGLLFKSRLFLLIERIYKKEKYVTIVAYKQKN encoded by the coding sequence ATGATTAAACATTTTCTTACGCTCGAATGGAGATCTTTTGTTCGGTCTGCATCGTTTAAAACCAATTTGGCTTTTAAAATTTTCATGGGGTTTTTATTCTTGTCTTTTGCTGGAATGTATGTTTTGATGAGCTATGTAGTCTTTTACGGATTTAAAAAAGCCGGCTTAGAACCGTTAGAAACGGTAAATAAATTTATTATTTACTATCTTTTTGCGGATATGATGATGCGTTATTTTTTTCAAAAAATACCCACATTAACTATTCGTCCTCTATTGGTTTTACCTATAAAAAGAGGCACTATTGTTCATTTCTCATTAGGAAAAACGGCTCTAAACTATTTTAATACGACTTATGCTTTCTTTTTTATTCCATTCAGTATTATTTTACTAATAAATGGATATAGTATATTGGGCGTTACGACCTGGCATTTAGGATTTTTGACCATAATTTTATTTATCAATTTCTTAAACATTTTAATCAACAACAAAGATGTACTTTTTGGCATCTTTGTCACAATTGTTGTCGGTTTAATAGCTTCTCAGTATTATCAATTATTTGATATTACTATATACACCCAACCTTTCTTTCAAGGCTTGTATGAGCATGCCTGGATGGTTTTACTTCCAATTTTAGCTTTAGTAATCATCTATTATTTCACCTTTAACTTCTTCAAAAAAGATTTAACGTTAGACGAAAGATTGCATATAAAAAAGAATTTAGCTACAACAAACGACTTAACTTGGTTGAATCAATTTGGAACTTTAGGAACATTTTTAAAAAACGACATCAAGCTATTAATGCGAAATAAACGAGCAAAAACAACTTTATACATGAGTTTATTTTTCTTGTTTTATGGTTTTATATTTTTTCCACAAGAAATTTATAAAAACTCGGTAATGCAAGCCTTTGCAGCGGTATTTGTAACGGGTGGTTTCCTAATTAACTTTGGACAATTTGTTCCAAGTTGGGACAGTTCATATTATCAGCTTATGATGACACAAAGTATTTCCTATAAAGAATATTTGAATTCAAAATGGTGGCTAATGGTTATTGGAACTGCAATTAGTATGCTTTTGGCTTCCTTTTATCTTTACTTTGGCTGGGATATCTACATTACAATATTAGCAACAGGTATTTACAATATTGGATTTAACTCATTTTTAGTGTTATTAACTGGTGCTTACACAAGAACCGCAATTGACTTAGAATCGGCAAAAGGAGCTTTTGCCGATAAAAAAGCATTCAACGTAAAAACCTTATTGTTTTCGTTACCTCAAATGGTCATTCCAATTTTACTTTTTGGAGTGGGACTTTTGGTAGACAATATTTACATTGGAATAGCATTAATTGCCGTTTTTGGGCTTCTTGGCTTGCTTTTCAAATCGAGACTTTTTTTGCTTATTGAAAGAATTTATAAGAAAGAAAAATACGTGACAATCGTAGCATACAAACAAAAAAATTAA
- a CDS encoding ABC transporter ATP-binding protein, translating into MIQVNNLTKKYNNTTVLNIQELEIPKGQSFGLVGNNGAGKTTFFSLLLDLIEPSTGGIINHTIQVNTNENWKKFTGAFLDESFLIGYLTAEEYFYFIGELRGQNKADVDALLKKYEEFFNNEILNTKKYLRDLSKGNMKKVGIIATLIGNPEVVILDEPFANLDPTTVNRLKKIVKELAENPEITVLISSHDLIHTVEVCNRIVALNKGEVVKDIITSEETLKELEAFFAV; encoded by the coding sequence ATGATACAAGTAAACAATCTTACCAAAAAATATAATAACACGACTGTTTTAAATATTCAAGAACTAGAAATTCCAAAAGGACAAAGTTTTGGTCTTGTGGGAAATAATGGCGCTGGAAAAACAACATTTTTTAGCTTGTTATTAGATTTAATTGAACCATCAACTGGTGGAATTATCAATCATACTATTCAAGTAAATACCAATGAAAATTGGAAAAAATTCACTGGTGCTTTCTTAGACGAAAGTTTTTTAATTGGCTATTTAACTGCCGAAGAATATTTTTATTTTATTGGTGAATTACGTGGACAAAACAAAGCAGATGTTGATGCTTTACTAAAAAAATATGAAGAATTCTTTAACAATGAAATTCTAAATACTAAAAAATACTTACGTGATTTATCCAAAGGAAACATGAAGAAAGTGGGTATTATTGCAACATTAATTGGAAATCCAGAAGTAGTTATTTTAGATGAACCGTTTGCTAATTTAGATCCCACAACTGTAAACCGATTGAAGAAAATTGTTAAAGAATTAGCCGAAAACCCAGAAATTACGGTTTTAATCTCTAGTCACGATTTAATTCACACTGTTGAAGTTTGTAATCGAATTGTAGCTTTAAACAAAGGTGAAGTGGTTAAAGACATTATCACTTCGGAAGAAACTTTAAAAGAATTAGAAGCGTTTTTCGCAGTGTAA
- a CDS encoding sigma-70 family RNA polymerase sigma factor produces the protein MDVKHIQGCRKQHREAQRMVYEIMAPKLYRLCKRYLKKEEEIEEVLADAFFTLFTKIDQLKEDLAFEAWARKITVNNCLLQIKKNINFNLYLEDVSYNSQPLADEVTDLEEEDLLNLLTRIPDGCQTIFNLFVIEGYSHKEIAEQLGISEGTSKSQLNAAKSKLKELVRTFYYQKAK, from the coding sequence ATGGATGTAAAACACATACAAGGCTGCCGAAAACAACACCGCGAAGCGCAAAGAATGGTGTATGAAATTATGGCGCCCAAACTCTATCGTTTGTGCAAACGCTATTTAAAAAAGGAGGAAGAAATAGAAGAAGTATTAGCCGATGCCTTTTTTACTCTATTTACAAAAATCGATCAATTGAAAGAAGATTTGGCTTTTGAAGCTTGGGCACGAAAAATAACTGTGAACAATTGTTTATTGCAAATTAAAAAGAACATCAACTTTAATTTGTATTTGGAAGATGTAAGCTATAATTCGCAACCTCTTGCCGATGAAGTTACCGATTTAGAAGAAGAAGATTTACTCAATTTACTAACGCGAATTCCCGATGGATGTCAAACGATTTTTAATTTGTTTGTGATTGAAGGGTACTCACACAAAGAAATTGCAGAACAACTTGGTATTAGTGAAGGAACATCGAAATCGCAATTGAATGCCGCTAAGAGTAAATTAAAAGAATTGGTAAGAACTTTTTATTATCAAAAAGCAAAATAG
- a CDS encoding carboxypeptidase-like regulatory domain-containing protein, with the protein MKTLKLTLTIVILFLVNITFSQDKNVKIVSKKNDPLIVVNDSILKYEVIEFLNANDIESVMVWKDAKAISLYGDKGKFGVIAITTKNLSKRKLRKMYKEYSLENVQKNETEIFKISGIVYDYGKLAIPGAYIKNLNSNAIAQTDFDGKFSIEVKINDVLEISFIQFESQKVKIKNKENLVINLKVEHQIMVEKPVIYLYPKEKTTIDIKLNLKGKLLTTFPKYDKNWEVIAEPNGQIYDKKTNRYYNSLFWDGTIDFPKEHYEYNDGFVVPKDKLAEFLIEKLEYVGLNNQETNEFIQYWLPILERNKYNFIHFLVNEKCNEIADLKINPKPETSIRIYMEFYGLENFINYNEQQLPKTERKGFTLIEWGGADVSSKIKNNEL; encoded by the coding sequence ATGAAAACTTTAAAACTCACACTAACAATTGTTATACTATTTTTAGTAAATATTACTTTTAGTCAAGATAAAAATGTAAAAATTGTTTCCAAAAAAAACGATCCATTAATTGTTGTAAACGATTCCATCTTAAAATATGAAGTTATAGAATTCTTAAATGCAAACGATATTGAATCGGTAATGGTTTGGAAAGATGCAAAGGCTATTTCTTTATATGGTGATAAAGGTAAATTTGGAGTTATTGCCATTACAACTAAAAATTTATCTAAGAGGAAACTACGAAAAATGTATAAAGAATATAGTTTAGAAAATGTTCAAAAAAATGAAACCGAAATTTTTAAAATTTCTGGAATAGTCTATGATTATGGAAAACTTGCAATTCCCGGGGCATATATAAAAAATCTGAATTCAAACGCAATTGCTCAAACCGATTTTGATGGAAAATTTTCGATTGAAGTTAAAATAAATGATGTTTTAGAAATATCTTTTATTCAATTCGAATCTCAAAAAGTTAAAATTAAAAATAAAGAAAATCTTGTTATTAATCTCAAAGTAGAACATCAAATTATGGTTGAAAAACCTGTAATTTATCTTTATCCGAAAGAAAAAACAACAATTGACATAAAACTAAATTTAAAAGGAAAGCTACTAACTACTTTTCCAAAATACGATAAAAATTGGGAAGTAATTGCAGAACCAAACGGACAAATTTACGATAAAAAAACAAATCGTTATTACAACTCTTTATTTTGGGATGGAACAATTGACTTCCCAAAAGAACATTACGAATATAATGATGGCTTTGTAGTTCCAAAAGATAAGTTAGCCGAATTTTTAATTGAAAAGTTAGAATATGTTGGTCTAAACAATCAAGAAACAAACGAATTTATACAATATTGGTTGCCAATTTTAGAACGAAACAAATATAATTTTATTCATTTTTTAGTAAATGAAAAATGCAATGAGATAGCTGATTTAAAAATCAATCCAAAACCAGAAACATCTATTAGAATTTATATGGAATTTTATGGTTTAGAAAATTTTATAAATTACAACGAACAACAACTTCCAAAAACAGAACGTAAAGGTTTTACTCTTATAGAATGGGGTGGTGCAGATGTTTCGTCAAAAATTAAAAACAATGAACTTTAA
- a CDS encoding ABC-F family ATP-binding cassette domain-containing protein: protein MITVNDIAVEFGGTTLFSEVTFAINENDKIALMGKNGAGKSTLLKIVAGANKPTRGVISAPSDAVIAYLPQHLLTEDNCTVMEETSKAFASVLNMKKEIDEINEQLTIRTDYESDEYMKLIEKVSELSEKYYSIEEVNYEAEVEKILKGLGFEREDFNRPTKEFSGGWRMRIELAKILLTKPDLILLDEPTNHLDMDSIQWLEEFLINQAKAVMVISHDKTFVDNITNRTIEVTMGRIYDYKAVYSEYLELRKDRRIHQQKAYDEQQKFIADNQAFIERFRGTFSKTEQVQSRVRMLEKIVPIEVDEIDNSALKLKFPPSVRSGQYPVIVKDLEKSYGDKLIFKDANLVIERGQKVAFVGKNGEGKSTMIKAIMKEIEINSGSVEIGHNCQIGYFAQNQAAMLDENATIFETIDRIAVGDVRTQIKNILGAFMFQGDDIQKKVKVLSGGEKTRLAMIKLLLEPVNLLILDEPSNHLDMKTKDIIKDALRDFDGTLILVSHDRDFLDGLAEKVFEFGHKRVKEHFEDIKGFLAHKKMDSLKEIEK from the coding sequence ATGATTACAGTTAACGACATTGCAGTAGAATTTGGAGGAACCACACTTTTTAGTGAAGTAACATTTGCCATTAATGAAAATGATAAAATTGCCTTAATGGGTAAAAATGGTGCAGGGAAATCTACACTATTAAAAATTGTTGCTGGAGCAAATAAACCTACTCGTGGGGTTATTTCGGCGCCAAGTGATGCTGTAATTGCTTATTTGCCGCAACATTTGTTGACAGAAGATAATTGTACGGTTATGGAGGAAACATCAAAAGCATTTGCTTCGGTGTTGAATATGAAAAAAGAAATCGACGAAATCAATGAACAATTGACTATTCGTACTGATTATGAAAGTGATGAGTACATGAAATTGATTGAAAAAGTTTCGGAATTGTCTGAAAAATATTATTCTATTGAAGAAGTGAACTATGAAGCTGAAGTTGAAAAAATTTTAAAAGGCTTAGGGTTTGAAAGAGAAGATTTTAATCGCCCAACAAAAGAATTTTCTGGAGGTTGGAGAATGCGAATTGAGTTAGCAAAAATTCTATTGACTAAACCTGATTTAATTCTTTTAGATGAGCCAACGAATCACTTAGACATGGATAGTATTCAGTGGTTAGAAGAATTTTTGATTAACCAAGCGAAAGCAGTAATGGTTATTTCCCACGATAAAACCTTTGTTGATAATATTACCAATCGTACCATAGAAGTTACAATGGGACGTATTTACGATTACAAAGCAGTGTATTCTGAATATTTAGAATTACGAAAAGACCGAAGAATTCACCAACAAAAAGCGTATGATGAGCAACAGAAATTCATTGCGGATAACCAAGCTTTTATTGAGCGATTTAGAGGTACTTTTTCAAAAACAGAACAAGTGCAATCGCGTGTGCGAATGTTAGAAAAGATTGTTCCAATTGAAGTGGACGAAATTGATAATTCGGCTTTGAAGTTGAAGTTTCCTCCTTCAGTTCGTTCGGGTCAATATCCTGTAATTGTTAAAGATTTAGAAAAATCATACGGTGATAAATTAATTTTTAAAGATGCTAATTTAGTTATTGAACGCGGACAAAAAGTTGCTTTCGTGGGTAAAAATGGTGAAGGAAAATCGACCATGATTAAAGCTATCATGAAAGAAATTGAAATTAATAGCGGTTCTGTAGAAATTGGCCATAACTGTCAAATTGGTTATTTTGCTCAAAATCAAGCTGCAATGTTAGATGAAAATGCAACAATTTTTGAAACCATTGACAGAATTGCAGTTGGCGATGTTCGAACTCAAATAAAAAATATTTTGGGCGCATTTATGTTCCAAGGAGATGATATTCAAAAGAAAGTCAAAGTGCTTTCAGGTGGTGAAAAAACACGTTTAGCAATGATTAAATTGTTGTTAGAGCCTGTAAATCTATTGATTTTGGATGAGCCATCGAATCATTTAGACATGAAAACAAAAGACATTATTAAAGATGCTTTACGCGATTTTGACGGAACATTAATCTTAGTGTCGCACGACCGTGATTTCTTAGATGGTTTAGCCGAAAAAGTATTTGAATTTGGACACAAACGTGTAAAAGAACATTTCGAAGACATCAAAGGATTCTTAGCACATAAGAAAATGGATTCTTTAAAAGAGATAGAAAAGTAA
- a CDS encoding M3 family metallopeptidase, which translates to MMKIKTILLFSALTSAVSMQSQEKKQTTMNPFFETYTTPYEVPPFDLIKNEHFKPAILEGIRKQEAEINAIVSNTDKPTFENTILAMENSGKLLAKVSTVFYNLNSANTNEEIQAIAKELAPKLSAHNDNINLNEVLFKKIKIVWSNQANLNLNKQQTKILENLYKNFVRSGANLSEENKKRLREINSEMAVATLKYGQNILAETNSYELVISNKNDLAGLPNELIETAASDAKAKDKAGKWMFTLSNSSVMPFLQYSSNRKLRKEIWNAYQMRANHNNDKDNKELAIKIANLRGEKARLLGYATHADYVLEKSMAKNPETATKLLNDLWVPALNMANKEATDIKIMMQKDGIKDEVQPYDWRYYSEKIRKERFDLDEQEMKPYFSLEKTREGVFTVCGKLYGLQFKPLNNVPKYHEDVTVWEVTEADGKHVGILYMDFHPRTSKRGGAWMTSYRTQKMENGKRIAPVVSIVCNFTKPTENAPALLTFDEVSTFFHEFGHALHGLLSNVTYESLAGTSVPRDFVELPSQIMENWAAEPEVMRIYAKHYKTGQVIPDALIEKMQKAGTFDQGFATTEYLAASILDMQYHTQKAAITVDAETFEKEAMTKINLPNTIIPRYRSTYFNHIFAGGYSAGYYSYIWSGVLDTDAFEVFKINGLFNSDYAKSFRKNVLEKGGTEDPMELYKSFRGAEPSVAPLLRKRGLDQVK; encoded by the coding sequence ATGATGAAAATCAAAACCATACTTTTATTCTCAGCATTAACTAGTGCTGTTTCTATGCAATCACAAGAAAAAAAACAAACAACTATGAATCCGTTTTTTGAAACGTACACAACACCATATGAGGTTCCTCCATTTGACTTAATTAAAAATGAGCATTTTAAACCTGCTATTTTAGAAGGCATCAGAAAACAAGAAGCAGAAATTAATGCAATTGTTTCCAACACTGATAAACCTACTTTTGAAAATACAATTTTAGCTATGGAAAATTCAGGAAAACTTCTTGCGAAAGTAAGTACCGTTTTCTATAATTTAAACAGTGCAAATACGAATGAAGAAATTCAGGCTATTGCAAAGGAGTTAGCGCCAAAATTATCTGCTCATAATGATAACATTAACTTAAATGAAGTTTTATTTAAAAAAATTAAGATTGTTTGGAGTAACCAAGCTAATTTAAATTTAAACAAGCAGCAAACCAAAATATTAGAAAATCTATACAAGAATTTTGTTCGAAGTGGTGCTAATTTATCCGAAGAAAACAAAAAAAGATTGAGAGAAATCAATTCTGAAATGGCGGTTGCTACATTGAAATATGGTCAGAATATCTTAGCGGAAACTAATTCTTATGAATTGGTGATTTCAAATAAAAATGATTTAGCAGGTTTACCGAATGAACTAATTGAAACTGCGGCTTCTGATGCAAAAGCTAAAGATAAAGCTGGAAAATGGATGTTTACTTTATCAAATTCTAGTGTGATGCCTTTTTTACAATACAGTTCTAATAGAAAATTACGTAAGGAAATTTGGAACGCGTACCAAATGAGAGCAAATCACAACAATGATAAAGACAATAAAGAACTTGCTATTAAAATTGCAAATTTAAGAGGTGAAAAAGCACGTTTATTAGGATATGCTACACATGCTGATTATGTTTTAGAAAAATCAATGGCAAAAAATCCAGAAACTGCAACAAAATTATTGAATGATTTATGGGTTCCTGCATTGAATATGGCAAATAAAGAAGCTACTGACATTAAAATAATGATGCAGAAAGACGGAATCAAAGATGAAGTTCAACCTTATGATTGGAGATATTATTCAGAAAAAATCAGAAAAGAACGATTTGATTTAGACGAGCAAGAAATGAAGCCTTATTTCAGTTTAGAAAAAACAAGAGAAGGTGTTTTTACGGTTTGTGGAAAATTATATGGATTGCAATTTAAACCTTTAAATAACGTTCCAAAATACCATGAAGATGTAACCGTTTGGGAAGTTACCGAAGCTGATGGAAAACATGTTGGAATTTTATATATGGATTTTCACCCAAGAACATCAAAACGTGGCGGTGCTTGGATGACTTCGTACCGTACTCAAAAAATGGAAAACGGAAAACGAATTGCTCCCGTTGTTTCAATCGTGTGTAATTTTACAAAACCAACAGAAAATGCACCAGCCTTGTTAACTTTTGATGAAGTAAGTACATTCTTCCATGAATTTGGACACGCTTTACACGGATTATTGTCGAATGTAACTTATGAAAGTTTAGCAGGAACTAGTGTTCCGAGAGATTTTGTTGAATTACCATCTCAAATTATGGAAAATTGGGCAGCTGAACCGGAAGTAATGCGAATCTATGCCAAACATTATAAAACAGGACAAGTAATTCCAGATGCATTAATTGAAAAAATGCAAAAAGCAGGTACTTTTGATCAAGGTTTTGCAACTACTGAATATTTGGCAGCTTCTATTTTAGATATGCAATACCACACACAAAAAGCAGCAATTACAGTTGATGCTGAAACGTTTGAAAAAGAAGCAATGACTAAAATTAATTTACCAAATACTATTATTCCTAGATATAGAAGTACTTATTTTAATCATATTTTTGCAGGTGGCTATTCAGCTGGATATTACAGTTATATTTGGTCAGGCGTATTGGACACCGATGCATTTGAAGTATTTAAAATTAATGGTCTTTTTAATTCCGATTATGCTAAATCATTTAGAAAAAATGTCTTGGAAAAAGGAGGAACTGAAGATCCAATGGAATTATACAAAAGCTTTAGAGGTGCCGAACCTAGTGTAGCGCCACTACTACGAAAAAGAGGTTTAGACCAAGTGAAATAA
- a CDS encoding DUF2007 domain-containing protein produces MGIMKVFSGSEILADALKQKIEAVGVEVVKKDNLQSARMAGFGSSDLAVELFVDERYYGKISPVLEEFRMSL; encoded by the coding sequence ATGGGAATAATGAAAGTATTTTCGGGAAGTGAAATTCTTGCCGATGCCTTGAAACAAAAAATTGAGGCAGTAGGAGTTGAGGTTGTTAAAAAAGATAACTTACAATCGGCTCGAATGGCCGGATTTGGTTCTTCAGATTTAGCAGTTGAATTATTTGTAGACGAGCGTTATTATGGTAAAATTAGTCCAGTTTTAGAAGAATTTCGAATGAGTCTATAA
- a CDS encoding DEAD/DEAH box helicase, whose amino-acid sequence MQLKKINPNLQKALIENDFIEANELQQETFSTIKSGVDAVIQSLSGSGKTTTILLNVIQRMEKPVGESTRALVLVQDKEKVLEAVEQFKKLNHYTNLRVFGVHEKGDMDYDKNQISLGMDVLIGTPIRINEMFSSAGFNMNTIKMFVVDDVEEMLRKREDSIIQRLSMSAEKTQRLFFCSQITERVEILADRIMIEPLFFESED is encoded by the coding sequence ATGCAATTAAAAAAAATAAATCCCAACCTTCAGAAAGCGTTAATTGAAAATGACTTTATTGAAGCGAATGAGTTACAACAAGAAACATTTTCAACCATTAAAAGTGGGGTGGATGCTGTTATTCAGTCACTTAGTGGTTCAGGAAAAACAACAACTATTTTATTGAATGTAATTCAAAGAATGGAAAAACCAGTAGGAGAAAGTACTCGTGCTTTAGTTTTGGTACAGGACAAAGAAAAAGTTTTGGAAGCTGTTGAGCAATTCAAAAAACTAAATCATTATACCAATTTACGTGTTTTTGGAGTACATGAAAAAGGCGATATGGATTACGATAAGAATCAAATTTCGTTAGGAATGGATGTTTTAATTGGAACACCTATTCGTATCAATGAAATGTTTTCTTCAGCTGGATTTAACATGAATACAATTAAAATGTTTGTGGTAGATGATGTAGAAGAAATGTTACGCAAGCGTGAAGATTCTATTATACAAAGACTTTCTATGAGTGCCGAAAAAACACAACGTTTGTTTTTTTGTTCTCAAATTACAGAAAGAGTCGAAATTTTAGCGGATAGAATAATGATTGAACCACTTTTCTTCGAATCAGAAGATTAG
- a CDS encoding sigma-54 dependent transcriptional regulator has translation MSKILIIEDEAAIRRVLTKILSEENDSYKVEEAEDGFQGIEKVKNEDYDLILCDIKMPKMDGVEVLEAVKKIKPEIPMVMISGHGDLETAINTMRLGAFDYISKPPDLNRLLNTVRNALDKKQLVVENKILKKKVSKNYEMIGNSEAINHIKTMIDKVAPTDARVLITGPNGTGKELVAHQLHERSERCNAPIIEVNCAAIPSELIESELFGHVKGAFTSAVKDRAGKFEAADGGTIFLDEIGDMSLSAQAKVLRALQENLIQRVGADKDIKVNVRVVAATNKDLKKEIQEGRFREDLYHRLAVILIKVPALNDRREDIPELIAHFASKIASEQGNTQKSFSKTAIKLLQEYDWTGNIRELRNVVERLIILGGAEISEQDVQLFASK, from the coding sequence ATGAGCAAAATCCTTATCATAGAAGACGAAGCAGCAATTCGAAGAGTATTAACTAAAATACTTTCCGAAGAAAATGATTCGTATAAAGTTGAAGAAGCAGAAGATGGTTTTCAAGGAATCGAAAAAGTTAAAAATGAGGATTATGACTTAATTCTTTGTGATATCAAAATGCCAAAAATGGATGGTGTTGAGGTATTAGAAGCCGTAAAAAAAATAAAACCTGAAATTCCAATGGTAATGATATCAGGTCATGGCGATTTGGAAACTGCAATAAACACTATGCGTCTAGGTGCTTTTGATTACATTTCAAAACCGCCCGATTTGAATCGTTTATTGAATACGGTTCGAAATGCCTTAGATAAAAAACAATTAGTTGTAGAGAACAAAATCTTGAAAAAGAAAGTCTCTAAAAACTATGAAATGATAGGTAATAGCGAAGCAATTAATCATATCAAAACAATGATTGATAAAGTCGCTCCAACTGATGCCCGAGTTTTAATCACGGGTCCAAACGGAACTGGAAAAGAGTTAGTAGCCCATCAATTACACGAAAGAAGCGAGCGTTGCAATGCTCCAATAATCGAGGTAAACTGTGCGGCAATTCCTTCTGAATTAATTGAAAGTGAATTATTTGGTCATGTAAAAGGTGCTTTTACTTCAGCGGTTAAAGATAGAGCAGGAAAGTTTGAAGCTGCAGATGGCGGAACCATTTTTTTAGACGAAATTGGCGACATGAGTTTATCTGCTCAAGCCAAAGTTTTACGCGCTTTACAAGAAAATTTAATTCAACGAGTTGGTGCAGATAAAGATATTAAAGTTAATGTACGAGTTGTTGCAGCAACGAATAAGGATTTAAAAAAGGAAATCCAAGAAGGAAGATTCAGAGAAGATTTATATCATAGATTAGCTGTAATTTTAATCAAAGTTCCCGCTTTAAATGACAGAAGAGAAGATATTCCAGAGTTGATAGCGCATTTTGCATCTAAAATCGCATCAGAACAAGGGAATACACAAAAATCATTTTCCAAAACAGCTATTAAACTATTACAAGAATACGATTGGACAGGAAACATTCGTGAGTTACGAAATGTAGTAGAGCGCCTAATTATTTTAGGTGGAGCCGAAATTTCAGAACAAGACGTGCAACTATTTGCGAGTAAATAA